The Periplaneta americana isolate PAMFEO1 chromosome 10, P.americana_PAMFEO1_priV1, whole genome shotgun sequence genomic interval ataaaattacaattaaacttgttggtgaaagtacgtatttttatgatacgtcaatattaatatattaattacaataatagttaaataatatagttcgtgatgttttcaataattaaaaataaccaaaacatattattaattcacaaacaatcttaaatctggtctcaaattcttttctcaagtccttcagtacttcattatatttgttacactagtcttgattcaaattaggtaataattttagattaataaagtagtaacaataattacccactgaaacttgcaactcccacaatttcactttccctataaaagcttttatttcttcatacatttgcggtaataagtacattctttcctcggagatggacacaacatcgtagcggttgcagatgtttattcaaacgtcgcggtcaatgacgtcatccggagatacacgaactgcttccgcatcttgttccactctcacaaaaaaaaaaaaaatagagagaggaggaagtgctccgaggaaGCCCTATTGAGACGTATGGCCTGTGTGATTGCTTTCCGAAGGAATTTCTTAGTTAAAATGATTTTCTTGCAGAAGTTtaatttaaaagatttaaaattacaattaattttgcaAAATAACTGATAAAACGATGCCAACAATTTGTACAATTCCGGTTTTCAACTATTTTAGATCCTAGCTCAACTCTATTATTGTGGTTATTAAACCAattttgtatcatcatcatcgtcatcatcatcatcatcaacatcatctcaatcgctgtggaataacggttagcatgcctgtccgtgaaacgagcgggatcGGGCTCAAATCCTGCTTGGAATAAGTTatttagttgaggtttttcccggggttttcccttaactcattacgagcaaatgctgataGCTTTCGGTGcgggaccctggactcatttcgctagcattactACCTTTATCTCATTCTGAGCTAGATAACCATAcaattgataaagcatcgtaaaataaccaattaaaaatcatCACCACCACAACACCATCATATTAAATGGCAcacattcttttcatcttcattatcatccgcATTAACGTTtgactattttattactaatgataatgatagtcaaATATTGTAATGAGGTTTTACGCGTTCTTTCGGTTTCTTCTTCCTTGGTTTGATTGTGGGAGAATATATCGCCCCTCTTTTGTAAAAAAGGGACAATCACGAAACATTAATTTCACAGTACAAGCGAAAAAACTTATCTCAGCCGAACTTCTCTCTTTATTGCAAATGAACCAATGAGCTGTCAAACTTCCATTAGTATAAAATAACGACTATTATTAGTTGTAACAATGACATCTTTCAGATTTTAAAATTTACTAAGACTTTttagtatatttaatttttttttagaaaaatcacTTGGACCCTTTTTACATAAGAGGAGCGATATGTAGTTAGTGGTGGGAGTGTGTTTCTCATTGGTAGTGTTGTGATGAAAAGGGTGtgcattttgaaatttgaaagtttgccgcatcttttccggatattattactataatatgaAATTTCCTGTTTATAAACGCTTATGaaatcatttatttgtttatttacttatttactcactcacacacttatttatttatttatctatttatttatttactcactcacacacttatttatttatttatttatttactcattcacacacgtatttgtttatttatttatttacttatttactcactcacacacttatttgtttatttatttatttatttactcactcacacacttatttgtttatttatttatttaaatatttattttatttatttatttactcactcacacacttatttgtttatttatttatttatttactcactcacaacttatttatttatttatctatttatttatttatttacttatttacttatttattcactcacacacttatttgtttatttatttatttattaaaatatttatttcatttatttatttactcactcacatacttacttattcattcattcattcattcattcattcattcattcattcattcattcattcattcatttattgatttatttattcatttatttactcactcacacacttatttatttatttatttacttatttactcacacatttatttatttatttacttatttactcactcacacatttatttatttatttatttatttatttatttatttatttatttatttatttatttatttacttatttacttatttactcactcacacacttatttgtttatttatttatttacttatttactcactcacacatttatttatttatttatttatttatttatttatttatttatttatttatttatttacttatttactcactcacacatttatttatttatttatttatttatttatttatttatttatttatttatatgtttgtttgtttgtttgtttgtttatttatttaatactgggGTTCTTGAATTTTTCATTAGCCACAACAATGataagaaatttaaataaaacatatggaAACACAAAGATTGCATCACAAAGCACGAACAAAACACAGTAAAATGACCTGAAATTTTAAATTGGTTGTTAATTGGTGGAatcatatttttttctctagcttTCCAGTACGGTACCTAAACTGCCAGTGTAGTTCTTTTAGAGAAAGACACCTGCTAACATGTGGAAAATCCATGTAGTTGCCCTGGTTGCAGAGAATACAAACTGGACTCTCAAATTTAACTATGCAGTGCAGATGTTTGCAAAGAAAGTCATGACCTGTAGCTTGGCGGAATCTTGCAACTGCTAGTCTTCTGGGCCAATCTGGCACAGGCTTTATTTTATcctggtcccgggttcgattcccggtgccggaacgaatttttctcaattcaatagatatatttattcttccagttacttaattttatttttttctccagaAGCTGAAAATGAGTTTCTTTTACTTTTTGGTAAGAGTAGTGTTTCTTCTGTTTCAGGTGTCAGAGCTAGCTACATGAAACATGCTTATGACTTTTACAAACCAAATCTGGAGTCGGAATATCCTGTTGTTGACGGGAAGCTGTCTGTTCAGTGTTATTTAAGTGCCTTAGACAACTGCTACCAACTATTTTGTACGAAGACTGAAAAGATCTTACAGAAAGGTAGGTCAATGCTGAACTTATCGGAGTTAAAATCCGAATGATCTCCTacttacgaggcgcgtccataaagtaactttcccactcgtcccacagctagcaaaacaattgttgcgcgaagcgactgcgtgtacgtgatagagtaatgtcctggcatggcgcatgcgctagcggaaccgagtgctctcagtagcttcgttgcattggttgaagatggacgttcctattacagctccgccgcgtgaagtgcagtaagtgataaaatttttgaatgcacagggcatagcgccttttgaaattgatcgtcacctgtgccaggtctatgggcctaacgtcatgagcaagcagatggtgcgttgctccacaaggtcgtctgtgatgatggttggcctcccactgcgctcctcgtcatgcacattttggcgtcttgctgaaaattgtctacagcagcaacgcaccatctgcttgcccatataCCTGGCagagctgacgatcaatttcaatcggcgctatgccctgtgcattcaaaaatttTATCACTGATGCACTTCACGTAGCGGGAGCTGTAATAGGAacatccatcttcaaccaatgcaacgaagcttctgagagcactcgggaagttccgctagagcATGCGCCAtgtcaggacattactctatcacgtacatgtagtcgcttcgcgcaacatatggtttgctagctgtggaacgagtgggaaagttactttatggacgcgcctcgtatctGTTACTAAAATTGTTAAAGCAATGTCAAATTGCTCGTTCTCTCAGCTATGGGATTCATTTTGTGTTGCAAAAACTGTACTTTTTCAAACATTTCGTGACAACTTTATTCAAATATTATTCATCTCGCAATTACACACACATACCACACTTACACCGAAGCTAAACAATCATTGTGGCTCAAAGAAGTCGCTGATTCCATCGATTGttctacattattttgttttggaaATTTATGTTCTCTTTCTTGACAAGCATATGATGTCTGTatattacaaatttctttttgttgACAGTTCAAGGAAATCAGCTCATTGATCTCAAATATTTGGATGCAATTGTGTTTCACGCGCCCTATTGCAAATTGGTACAGAAGTCCGTAGCTCGTCTTTTACTCAATGATTTCATAAGAACACCTGAAATTGAACGTTCAACTAAATATCCATTACTCAAGAACTTCAGGTATGTATACGACTTGAAGCAATTTTTTGCAACACTTTCAAAATAACTATGGGACACAACATTCAATACCGTAAAATTATGTTATGTAACAGCGTCGACAAGTTTTCCCAAAATTTCTAACTTGTTCAACCACCCTCCCAAAATCTGCTGGCAGGCCCAGACTTTCACAGCAACGTTTATCGAAAATGAGAAAGGAAAGAGTTTCCCTTCTTTGTACATATTCATTCTCTATaatagttagtggggtttaaaaaggacgcgtcagctactatggctatttgcgcccttatctaaaattcttcacaaaatttCTCTATAATATGTTAGTAAAGAAACTAAGAACGATATTAAATTTACTGAACCAACAGTTACAAGGACAACATTATCAGTACcggtaataaaagtgtataaacATTGAATCAATTGTTCCGAATGAGGAAAGTAACAGTGGTAGATTATTCAGAAAAGTAAGCCTATAGTTTGGAATTGCTACTGCTGGTGAAGGAAAGATTTCACAACGTTTCAAGTTTGTTCCACTTTTCTCCtcaaatgaacaaaaagaaaGTACTGATAAGAGCAGAGAAGGGTGTCCCACTTGTTAGGATAGTTACAAATGACTAAATCTTTTTGAATAacgatttgtttgaaatatctcaaataataacctcttaaaattaatgacattagttacggTTCGCTCTGTATactatgaagtaggcctatggcGGAACTACTCCACTGATAAATTACTTTATCTTTGATTACATAAAATATTCGATTCGTCTTCCAAAACGGTAACACCAAATGAACAGTCAAGCTTCATTCGTAAAGTGTGTATGAAGCTctttaaatgtgaatttaataagaAGCTAATACAAAAGTATCTTTAATCATTTCATTCTCAAAATCTAATTAATTTCGTCTGATAGCATttcatcaatttaatttatttcagaagAATAATATAGGAGTATGTTAAagcttcattcataattttcagaaATGTAAAGCTGGAAGAAACATATTCAGATCGTGATTTAGAGAAGGCACTTCTTGAACAGAGCAAGAGTATGTACGAAGAGAAGACAAAACCCTCTTTAATGCTGGCTAACCAAGTCGGAAACATGTACACTGCATCTCTATACTCAGGACTCGTGTCACTGCTtgttaagtaagtaatatttgcTACCCGTACTACTTACATAGTTTCAAAGTCATTTGCTCTGAACTATGAAGAATCAGCCtactaataaagtaattaatttctcTTTGATGTTAGAAAATATTGTGTTTTTTCTCTGCCATTATTTATGAGAAGTAAGGACTGAACGCCAACTGTTTACTGTATATTACTGGAACAGACTCTTCTTGCAGGTTCTTTCTTGTCAACAATGTTACATTCATTTACTCATGTTAGAAATGTCGATtgtttaatgtatttgtaattttcCAATATCGTACTCAGAAATACACTATTCCTGGgcacaattttatttctatatccACAATCTTAAGAAGAATaagcagaagaaaataaaaaattagtaaaaagtTATAAACTGCACAGTTTGTACAAGTACACTTCATCAAAGTCAATAGCCAATAGCAGAtaacattaataatcttcctcgtatgtaatcgtgaaaactttgttcatagcataaatacacgtcaaaaaaatgactttcatactccataggcaagtctatcgtgctatcaaaaaggagtgcgttatatggcagtaaaactttttaatagcctatcgatataaaaaattaaactcaaaacataagattatttagggccaaattaaagaagtacctaatttctcacgccttctattctgtaggtgaattcatgacattcaataacgtttCATGAAATtcatactaaaactatgtgttgtactagtagactatattgtaaatcccatctgtatatatttcatctagactgtgactataaattaagacattataatagtattaagtttccccccccccccccaatattctagctgtaaagcaatgtatgaataccatggaatattaataaatacaatacaatacaaaacacgTGAGTCAGGAGCCATTGTTCATTGGTTAGAAGACTTGATGGACAtacaaaactgaaaaatatacatacaaacatacaacaTACATTGTAACATACAAAATCTCTGATGCCTACATATAAAGAATAATGTCTGTTAACAAAGAAATGTGAGAGAAAATTTCGAACAGTGACTGCTAGCAGGTTAAGTGTGTTTAGGTCAATTCCTCCAGAAAAAATTAAGTTCTTCATATATCAATGCAAACAGAAGATCAAAGCTGAGTAGCGCGAATGGAATAGACATAAAGAAttatatttcaaaaaaattttatgcGAAGTTGACAGCCAGTGCATATTCTTTCCAATCAATGAAATTTATAATAAGAAAATGTGTTCGAATTATACTGTGTGCAATGCAGTAAGTTAGTTCttgattttcatcatcatcatcatcatcatcatcataagtgGATATGTAACATCTCTCTCACCTGTCCTCTCCTTCACTTTCCTTCCCTCTCCCACTTGCTTTCTCTTTCCCTCTCCACCAAAAAGATCAACTTTCACTGTCAGAGAcaagtttctcagaatatttttTTCTAGATTCCAAATGACCCATGGCCATATAAGgtgatgaaaaatgtaacatgCCTGTATCTAAGCAATATGTCCTTTCATTTAATACCATAATGTAAATTTACTGTACAGATAATATCAAATCTTCTTTGTAATTATGTGACCTAAACTTTTCTCCATTCCTTAGTGTGGTAAAAATTAAATCAGAAATTATGCAGTAACGTGACAATTAGCACCTATAGATAGACTTAATCCTCTTTTTACAAGACTATAAAATACACATTAATAACCAATATCATTATCAATGTTCATCTTATTTGttatatttgcatttatctttaattttcactttaattttttaatgtgttattgtaCAATCACCTTTTTTATTGTAGTGGCATTTCAAAGATATCTTAATAATTAATGTCATAGGCTATTTGAGATTTTCTTCTCAACAGAAGAAATATTGGAGTTCTTATgattttctgtttttatcattattattattattattattattattattattattattattattattttgttgcttTATGTGAATTTGCAGCACAGAAGTACATGAATTGGCAGGAAAACGAGTAGCTTTGTTTTCATATGGTTCTGGTCTTGCCTCTTCAATGTTCTCATTGAAAATATCGTCCAATAAGGATGCTGGTTCAGCTCTCAGTCGTCTTGTGTCAAACCTTTCACACATTAAAGTGCTGCTTCAGAAACGTGAGAAAGTTTCTCCACAAGAATTTGCTAATGTTATGGATATACGCGAGCAGAATCACCACAAAGGTATGGTTATATGTTTTTATAGAATACTTTATGAATAATGGAATAGGCTAATCCATCATAACGAATGGCCCAGTAATCAGACCTTGATAACAGCGGGatacattcaaataaaaatattaattttggatTCTGAGTTATTAGTACAatatgtattttgtaaatttttgggTTTTACACAGTAGGTACcgttatatttacaattaatgtctCAAAAATTTTGGAACTACACTATAAACAGTTCCATAAAATTTGAGATAAAAACTTCAAACTCTTATGTATTAACTTCCTTCTAGTTTAACTCATGCTTTTTCAATCTGGCGTGTTATAGCCTCCCTCTATAAGGATTGAGTAATAAATCAATAACTTGTAAACTACTGCGACATTATTACACCAAAATGTGGATGCTAGGAAGAAATGAAGCAGAGTCGTTCACCACAAAGCTTATCATAACTTTGGGGGAACAGATATACTGTAGTCTGCTTGGCAGGAAACTGTTAGCTAACTGACTGAACTATGGCTGGGGTAAAGTGTgtcctttgttttatttcttgtgCTAAAATATTCAGTGGTGGCTTTATGTTATGATAACAATTTACTGGGAAAATTTATACGAATAACTTGTCCATATTTCGTAATGTACCGGTATGTAACCTGCAATGGAACAAATCAGGATAAAGCTATAATTCATaaagtggatgatgatgatgatgatgatgatgatgatgatggtgagaacGAGgacacgacgacgacgacgacgatgactaAAGCTTAGGCCTACATGTCACAATTACATAGTTCAAAATCATATCATTTGACATTCTATAATGTGAATTCCCACTGTGTTTCAGACATAGGTTTGGTTTGA includes:
- the LOC138707544 gene encoding hydroxymethylglutaryl-CoA synthase 1-like, which encodes MEPWPQGVGILAIECFFPSQYVDQSELEQYDKVSSGKYTVGLGQAKMGFCTDREDINSLCMTVVSQLMERNKVDYARIGRLEVGTETLLDKSKSVKSVLMQLFEENGNTDIEGVDSINACYGGTAALFNSLSWIESSSWDGRLALVVAADIAVYAKGNARPTGGAGAVAMLVGPQAPLIMDRGVRASYMKHAYDFYKPNLESEYPVVDGKLSVQCYLSALDNCYQLFCTKTEKILQKVQGNQLIDLKYLDAIVFHAPYCKLVQKSVARLLLNDFIRTPEIERSTKYPLLKNFRNVKLEETYSDRDLEKALLEQSKSMYEEKTKPSLMLANQVGNMYTASLYSGLVSLLVNTEVHELAGKRVALFSYGSGLASSMFSLKISSNKDAGSALSRLVSNLSHIKVLLQKREKVSPQEFANVMDIREQNHHKASYAPVASPSTLFPGTWYLDSIDELHRRKYKRVP